From a single Brassica napus cultivar Da-Ae chromosome C9, Da-Ae, whole genome shotgun sequence genomic region:
- the LOC106421348 gene encoding protein STRICTOSIDINE SYNTHASE-LIKE 3 yields the protein MALFISPPSSALLFLTLSLALYCSIDPFKHCAISDFPNFVAHEVVSPRPDQVPWERDSQNSLQGSKILFQNQVQGPESVAFDPLGRGPYTGVADGRVLFWNGENWTDFAYTSSNRTEICDPKPSALSYQRNEHICGRPLGLRFDKRTGDLYIADAYMGLLKVGPEGGLATPLVTEAEGVPLGFTNDLDIDDDGTVYFTDSSINYQRRNFLQLVFSGDNTGRVLKYDPIAKKAVVLVSDVQFPNGVSISKDGSFFVFCEGDIGSLRRYWLKGEKAGTSDVFAMLPGHPDNVRTNKDGEFWVALHCRRNYYSYIMARNPKLRMFILRLPITARIHYMFQIGMKPHGLVVKYSPEGKLVKVLEDSEGKVVRSVSEVEEKDGKLWLGSVLMNFVAVYDL from the exons ATGGCCTTGTTCATCTCTCCTCCATCCTCAGCTCTtctcttcctcaccctctcccTCGCCCTCTACTGCAGCATCGACCCCTTCAAACACTGCGCCATCTCCGACTTCCCAAACTTCGTAGCTCACGAGGTTGTCTCTCCACGTCCCGATCAAGTTCCGTGGGAGAGAGACTCACAGAACTCTCTCCAGGGGTCCAAGATTCTGTTCCAGAACCAAGTCCAGGGTCCCGAGAGCGTCGCCTTTGATCCTCTAGGACGTGGTCCCTACACCGGCGTTGCTGACGGTAGGGTTTTGTTCTGGAATGGCGAGAACTGGACTGACTTCGCTTACACGTCAAGCAATCG AACGGAGATTTGTGATCCGAAGCCTTCTGCTCTGAGTTACCAGAGGAATGAGCATATATGTGGTCGTCCTCTGGGACTCCGTTTCGATAAGAGAACCGGGGATTTGTACATCGCCGACGCGTATATGGGACTGTTGAAAGTAGGTCCTGAAGGTGGCTTAGCAACGCCGCTTGTAACTGAGGCTGAAGGTGTGCCGTTGGGGTTTACTAACGACCTTGacattgatgatgatggcaCTGTTTACTTTACTGATAGCAGCATTAATTATCAAAGAAG GAACTTTTTGCAGCTCGTCTTCTCTGGAGACAATACTGGGAGAGTTCTTAAGTATGATCCAATAGCTAAGAAAGCTGTTGTTCTAGTCTCAGATGTTCAGTTTCCGAATGGCGTGTCTATCAGCAAGGACggttctttctttgttttctgcGAGGGTGATATTGGAAG CCTGCGGAGATACTGGTTGAAAGGCGAGAAAGCTGGAACGTCAGATGTGTTTGCAATGTTACCAGGGCATCCTGATAACGTAAGGACAAACAAAGACGGTGAATTTTGGGTGGCGCTTCACTGCAGGCGCAACTACTACTCTTACATAATGGCAAGAAACCCAAAGCTAAGGATGTTCATACTGAGACTCCCAATCACTGCAAGAATACACTACATGTTCCAGATCGGGATGAAGCCGCACGGGTTGGTGGTGAAGTATAGCCCTGAAGGGAAGCTTGTGAAGGTATTAGAAGATAGCGAAGGGAAAGTTGTGAGATCAGTGAGTGAAGTTGAAGAAAAAGATGGGAAGCTTTGGTTGGGGAGTGTGTTGATGAATTTTGTTGCCGTCTATGATCTTTGA
- the LOC106421372 gene encoding E3 ubiquitin-protein ligase RHF2A, whose amino-acid sequence MEGVGDTTTSSSSEGNLISAAAFVEGGIQEACDDACSICLEPFCDSDPSTLTSCKHEYHLQCILEWCQRSSQCPMCWQSISLKDPIGQELLEGVVQERNLRFNPSRNATIFRHPTLGDFELQHLPAGVDNAELEERIIQHLAAAAAMGRARHGTRREGHRSSRSSTQGGHPQFMVFSPHPNAPPPPPMLSSPSHRDETDTATNLPHNATIGEGSLHSNMQPPPASSHPHQASPSASDSNSRSPNQSSPSDQDRAGPSELQSFSESLKSRLTSVSTRYKESITKNTRNWKDRFFSRNTSMAELGSEVKREVTAGIATVSRMMERLETRENSGSRAGTASVSSSSSNGSENHHTPAESNYERNRSEAGDEHSSNERGVKGTCAAGSSSSSSSSSS is encoded by the exons ATGGAG GGAGTTGGAGATACGACGACGTCTTCGTCGTCTGAAGGGAATCTGATATCGGCAGCAGCGTTCGTGGAAGGGGGAATACAAGAGGCTTGTGATGATGCTTGTAGCATCTGTCTCGAACCCTTCTGCGATAGCGATCCTTCTACT TTGACTAGTTGCAAGCATGAGTATCATCTTCAATGCATCCTTGAGTG GTGTCAAAGGAGTTCACAGTGCCCAATGTGTTGGCAATCTATTAGTCTCAAAGACCCCATTGG TCAGGAATTGCTTGAGGGTGTTGTACAGGAGAGGAATCTCCGCTTCAATCCATCTAGAAACGCCACCATTTTCCGTCATCCTACTCTCGGCGATTTTGAATTACAACAT CTCCCAGCGGGGGTGGATAATGCAGAGCTTGAAGAACGCATCATTCAACACttggctgctgctgctgctatgGGCCGTGCAAGACATGGGACAAGAAGAGAAGGCCACAGAAGCAGCAGGTCATCAACTCAAGGTGGTCATCCACAGTTCATGGTGTTCTCTCCGCATCCCaacgctcctcctcctcctcccatgCTTTCCTCTCCATCTCACAGAGATGAGACTGACACAGCTACAAACCTTCCTCACAATGCTACTATAGGGGAGGGTTCTCTTCACTCAAACATGCAGCCACCACCAGCTTCTTCTCATCCTCACCAGGCTTCTCCTTCGGCATCTGATTCAAACAGCAG GTCTCCTAATCAATCTTCCCCAAGTGATCAAGATAGAGCTGGACCATCCGAACTCCAATCATTTTCAGAATCTTTAAAGTCTCGTCTGACCTCTGTCTCGACAAG ATACAAAGAATCGATAACAAAGAACACGAGGAACTGGAAAGATCGATTTTTCTCTCGCAACACGTCCATGGCAGAACTTGGCTCTGAGGTTAAAAGAGAGGTCACTGCTGGAATCGCCACTGTGTCCCGCATGATGGAGCGTCTAGAAACGAGAGAAAACAGTGGTAGTAGAGCTGGCACTGCATctgtatcatcatcatcatctaatGGCTCAGAAAATCATCACACTCCTGCTGAATCAAACTATGAGCGTAATAGATCAGAAGCGGGTGATGAACATTCTTCGAATGAAAGAGGTGTGAAAGGAACATGTGCGGCTGGTTCCAGTTCTAGTTCTAGTTCTAGTTCTAGCTAA
- the LOC106421382 gene encoding outer envelope protein 61 produces MFNGMMDPEMIRLAQDQMSRMTAADFARIQQQMMSNPDLMKMATESMQNMRPEDLKQAAEQLKNTRPEDMAQIGEKMANASPEEIAAMRAQADAHFTYQINAAQMLKKQGNELHSRGNFSGAAEKYLRAKNNLKDIPSSKGGALLLACSLNLMSCYLRTNQHQECIREGSEVLAYDATNVKALYRRGQAYRDLGLFQDAVSDLSKAHEVSPEDETVADVLRDVKEKLAVEGPGKASARGVVLEEITEENTVTSGESRKPIKETQRESNGGGLKTDLDGLQALKDDPEAIRTFQNFISKTDPDTLAALSGGKAGDMSPDMFKTASSMIGKMSPEEIQKMVQTASSSFKGDSPGENGFAPTPDMLKMASDMMIKMSPEERERMFNMASSTKANAPVSTSYRDGEGSEPPRVSSVVGESSSFVAPRSMPSAPPADLQEQMRNQMKDPAMRQMFTSMIKNMNPEMMASMSEQFGMKLSQEDAAKAQEAMASLSPEALEKMMRWADRAQTGIERAKKAKKWLLGKGGLVFAICMLVLAIILHRLGYIGR; encoded by the exons atgtttaACGGGATGATGGATCCAGAGATGATTCGTCTCGCTCAAGATCAGATGAGCCGTATGACCGCCGCTGATTTCGCCAGAATCCAACAACAG ATGATGTCGAATCCGGATTTGATGAAGATGGCAACGGAGAGTATGCAGAACATGAGGCCTGAAGATTTGAAACAAGCTGCTGAACAGCTCAAGAATACTCGGCCTGAGGATATGGCtcagattggagagaagatggCCAATGCTTCCCCTGAGGAGATTGCTGCTATGCGTGCCCAAGCTGATGCTCACTTCACTTATCAAATCAACGCAGCTCAGATGCTGAAAAAACAG GGGAATGAGCTTCATAGCAGAGGAAATTTCAGTGGTGCTGCAGAGAAATATTTGCGT GCGAAGAATAATCTGAAGGACATTCCGTCTTCTAAAGGTGGAGCGCTTTTGTTGGCGTGTTCCCTCAATCTCATGTCATGTTATTTGAGGACCAATCAGCATCAAGAGTGCATCAGGGAAGGCTCCGAG GTTTTGGCATATGATGCAACAAATGTCAAGGCCCTATACAGAAGGGGTCAAGCTTACAGAGATCTGGGCCTGTTTCAA GATGCCGTATCCGATCTAAGCAAGGCCCATGAAGTTTCCCCTGAAGATGAGACCGTTGCCGATGTGCTAAG AGATGTTAAGGAAAAATTGGCGGTTGAGGGACCTGGCAAGGCATCAGCAAGAG GTGTGGTGCTGGAAGAGATAACTGAAGAAAACACTGTTACTTCTGGAGAAAGTAGAAAACCTATTAAAGAGACACAACGAGAAAGCAACGGTGGTGGTCTAAAGACGGATCTTGATGGCTTGCAGGCTCTCAAAGACGACCCCGAAGCAATCAG AACGTTCCAGAACTTCATATCAAAGACTGATCCCGACACACTCGCTGCTTTGAGCGGAGGCAAAGCTGGAGACATGTCACCAGACATGTTCAAAACCGCCTCGAGCATGATAGGCAAAATGTCACCCGAAGAGATTCAGAAAATGGTCCAGACAGCCTCGTCGTCGTTCAAAGGAGACAGCCCTGGAGAAAACGGGTTTGCACCAACACCAGACATGCTTAAAATGGCGTCTGATATGATGATTAAGATGTCACCAGAAGAGCGTGAGAGGATGTTCAACATGGCGTCGTCTACGAAAGCAAACGCTCCCGTTTCAACATCGTACAGAGATGGGGAAGGATCTGAACCACCACGGGTTAGTAGTGTTGTAGGCGAGTCTAGTTCCTTCGTGGCTCCAAGAAGCATGCCTTCTGCTCCGCCTGCTGACTTGCAGGAACAGATGAGAAACCAAATGAAAGATCCAGCCATGCGAcag ATGTTCACGTCTATGATAAAGAATATGAACCCGGAGATGATGGCTAGCATGAGCGAACAGTTCGGGATGAAGCTTTCTCAAGAAGATGCTGCAAAAGCTCAGGAAGCCATGGCTTCTCTTTCTCCTGAAGCTTTGGAGAAAATG ATGAGATGGGCGGATAGGGCACAAACGGGGATAGAGAGAGCGAAGAAAGCAAAGAAGTGGTTGCTAGGGAAAGGAGGGTTGGTCTTTGCAATATGCATGCTCGTTTTAGCTATAATCCTTCATCGTCTGGGCTATATTGGAAGGTAA